The genomic region CTTGCCTGCGCCAACGACCTCGCCCTGGAAGGCCACGACGTGACCGTGTACGAGGCGCTCCCCGAGCCGGGCGGCATGCTCCGGTATGCCATTCCCGAATACAGGCTCCCGAAGGAGGAGTTGAAGGGCGAGATCGACTATATCCGCAGGCTCGGGGTGGAGATCCTCTGCGGCGTGGATGTTGGCGGAGAAAAGACCGCCGCCGTGATCCGGGACGCCTGTGATGCCCTCTTCGTGGCGACGGGTGCCCCGAAGGGTCTTCCCCTCGGTGTGGAAGGCGAAACGCTTGAAGGGATCGTCGACGGCATCAGGTTCCTGCGTGGTGTCAACAGGGGCGAGCACGTGTCCCCTGGCGACCGTGTCGCGGTCATCGGCGGCGGGAACACGGCCGTCGATTGCGCGCGGACGGCAAAGAGGCTGGGCAGCGCGTCCGTCACCGTCGTCTATCGCCGCACCCGGGAGGAGATGCCCGCGGCCGGCGAAGAGATAGACGCCCTGCTTCACGAAGGGATAGGCATCGAGTTCCTCGCCGCGCCGGTCCGTTTCCGGGGGGATGGCGGAAAGGTCGCGGAGATGGAGTGCGTTCGCATGGAGCTGGGCGAGCCCGATGAGAGCGGCCGCCGCCGGCCCGTGCCGAAGGCCGGTTCGGAGTTCACGATGCCCGTGGACTCGGTCATAACCGCCCTGGGCCAGGCCGTGGAGACCTCTTTCCTCGAATCCCTTGGCGTCGCCCTGGGCAGGGGGGGCACGGTGACGATAGACCCCGCGACGGGTGCCACCAACATCGAAGGGGTGTTCGCGGGCGGGGACGTGGTCACCGGGCCCGCGTACGTCATCGATGCCATAGCCGCCGGAAGGAAGGCGGCGTGGTCGATCGGCTCCTACCTCAGGGGCGAGGCCCCGGCGGGCGATGAGGAGCGCGGCACGCCACAGAGGCTTTCGGAAGAGCAGCGTGAGGTCCTCACCGGCAGGATCGAGCACCTGCCGCGGATAGCAATGCCCGAAGAGCCGGTGGGCGAGAGGGTTACCGATTTTCGCGAGGTGGGGCTCGGCTACCCGAGCGCGGACGCCATGGCCGAGGCACGACGGTGCATCGCCGGCCAGGTCGAGGGATGCATAGGGTGCGGGGAATGCCTCCGTCGCTGCGAGGCAAAGGCAATAGACTACTCCATGCGGGACGAACTGGCGGAGATGTACTTCGACGGGATCGTCGTCGCCCCCGGTTTCGACCTCTATGACCCAACGGAGAAGACGGAGTTCGGCTACGGCAGGCTGAAAGGTGTCATAACGGGGATGGAGTTCGAGAGGCTCACCTCGGTGACGGGGCCGACGGGTGGGGACATCGTCATGAACGGGAAGACGCCGAAGCGCTTCTACTTCATCCAGTGCGTCGGCAGCCGCGACCGCCAGAGCGGTGCCCGATTCTGTTCCCGGGTCTGCTGCATGTACACGGCAAAGCACGCGTGCATCGTGAAGGACAGGATCAAGGATGCCACGATCTATATCTCCTACATCGACGTGAGGACCTACGGCAAGGGCTACGAAGAGTTCTACAAGAGCACCCAGGAGAACGGCGCCATGTACATCCGCGGCATCCCCGGAGAGGTGACGCAGGGCGAGAACGGCCTCCTGGTGCGTGTCGAGGACATGCTCTCCGGCGAGCTCCACGAGATAGAGGTGGATGT from Syntrophorhabdus sp. harbors:
- a CDS encoding FAD-dependent oxidoreductase, which codes for MDEKETKVLVVGGGIGGITAALEIASCGINVTMVEESPSIGGRMIQLDKTFPTLDCSTCVLSPKMVEVALNQKIDLLSWAKVMAVKKEGRGFTATILKRSRYVDLKKCTACGVCSGGCPVVMKNEFNVGTGPRKAVYIPFPQAIPNKALIDKREERLCNMACMDACPVNTNVPGYLKHISEGRFADAYRLIRATNPFPSVCGRVCYAPCERVCNRGEIDEPLAIRDLKRFAVDNFDIASLEVPQVQRTGRKVAVIGAGPAGLACANDLALEGHDVTVYEALPEPGGMLRYAIPEYRLPKEELKGEIDYIRRLGVEILCGVDVGGEKTAAVIRDACDALFVATGAPKGLPLGVEGETLEGIVDGIRFLRGVNRGEHVSPGDRVAVIGGGNTAVDCARTAKRLGSASVTVVYRRTREEMPAAGEEIDALLHEGIGIEFLAAPVRFRGDGGKVAEMECVRMELGEPDESGRRRPVPKAGSEFTMPVDSVITALGQAVETSFLESLGVALGRGGTVTIDPATGATNIEGVFAGGDVVTGPAYVIDAIAAGRKAAWSIGSYLRGEAPAGDEERGTPQRLSEEQREVLTGRIEHLPRIAMPEEPVGERVTDFREVGLGYPSADAMAEARRCIAGQVEGCIGCGECLRRCEAKAIDYSMRDELAEMYFDGIVVAPGFDLYDPTEKTEFGYGRLKGVITGMEFERLTSVTGPTGGDIVMNGKTPKRFYFIQCVGSRDRQSGARFCSRVCCMYTAKHACIVKDRIKDATIYISYIDVRTYGKGYEEFYKSTQENGAMYIRGIPGEVTQGENGLLVRVEDMLSGELHEIEVDVVVLATGVRPRAGTREMCEMMSLERDEYGFISTSVVEPSRTSVDGIFVCGMASGPRDVPDTVASGGEAASRCMEYVKESASS